Proteins found in one Candidatus Cybelea sp. genomic segment:
- a CDS encoding zf-HC2 domain-containing protein: MRCSSFEPLLDAYLEGMLSIRRTRAVAHHLRHCTACESLLHELRVVDALLATASTPGSVGSEFTKTIVSQARQTAPHTVQRFPLWVPLLGYLAIAWALLGFAASRAHDFSGFFAALAAETARSLLAVDAAVRVISPATSVLAAAVSGVLLLDVVLFCAIFYGYRRLRPMLAVYLARSPRL; this comes from the coding sequence ATGCGCTGCTCCTCGTTTGAGCCGCTGCTCGACGCGTATCTCGAGGGGATGCTGAGCATCCGCCGCACCCGCGCGGTCGCTCACCACCTCCGCCACTGCACCGCCTGCGAGTCGCTGCTGCACGAGCTGCGCGTCGTCGATGCGCTGCTCGCCACCGCAAGCACCCCGGGCAGCGTCGGGTCGGAGTTTACCAAGACGATCGTTTCGCAAGCCCGCCAAACCGCGCCGCACACCGTGCAACGTTTCCCGCTCTGGGTGCCGCTGCTGGGTTACCTCGCCATCGCTTGGGCGTTGCTCGGCTTTGCAGCTTCGCGCGCTCACGATTTCAGCGGGTTCTTCGCAGCCCTGGCCGCAGAGACCGCACGCAGCCTCCTCGCCGTCGACGCCGCCGTGCGCGTCATCTCGCCGGCAACCTCGGTCCTCGCCGCGGCCGTGAGCGGCGTGCTGCTGCTCGACGTCGTCCTCTTTTGCGCAATCTTCTACGGCTATCGCCGGCTGCGGCCGATGCTGGCCGTCTACCTCGCCCGGAGCCCTCGTTTGTGA
- a CDS encoding sigma-70 family RNA polymerase sigma factor, which translates to MAFRDQSDEALVYRVRSGEREVFGVLVDRYKRGIANFIGATVRNPSETADLSQETFLRAYAHLNTFNPQLGKFSTWVYQIARNVIRTYLAKSQRAPQLQELPQEQTLETVFADSSPQADPAGGLLRKEAERELRAALAELPERTRNVLALRYFDNMEYQTIASTLGLSLGNVKTLIHRGKIALTKKMREREALAVGSLESVGQKGGPNALLLV; encoded by the coding sequence ATGGCATTCCGTGATCAGAGCGACGAGGCTCTGGTGTATCGAGTGCGCTCCGGGGAAAGAGAGGTCTTCGGCGTGCTCGTCGATCGCTACAAGCGCGGCATAGCGAATTTCATCGGGGCGACGGTGCGCAATCCGTCGGAAACGGCCGATCTTTCGCAGGAGACTTTCCTGCGCGCCTACGCCCATCTGAACACGTTCAACCCGCAGCTTGGAAAGTTCTCGACGTGGGTCTACCAGATCGCGCGCAACGTGATCCGCACCTACCTTGCCAAATCCCAGCGCGCGCCGCAGCTGCAGGAGCTGCCCCAGGAGCAAACGCTGGAAACGGTCTTTGCCGATTCGTCTCCGCAAGCCGATCCGGCGGGCGGCTTGTTGCGCAAAGAAGCCGAACGCGAACTGCGTGCGGCGCTCGCCGAACTGCCGGAACGGACGCGAAACGTGCTGGCGCTTCGTTATTTCGACAACATGGAGTATCAAACGATTGCGAGCACGCTGGGCCTGTCGCTGGGTAACGTGAAGACGTTGATTCATCGCGGCAAGATTGCTCTGACCAAGAAGATGCGCGAGCGCGAGGCGCTCGCCGTCGGATCATTGGAATCGGTCGGACAGAAGGGGGGCCCGAATGCGCTGCTCCTCGTTTGA
- a CDS encoding alkaline phosphatase family protein codes for MPPLPPPPPAKKGKYFKHVVIVVQENRSFDNLFATFPGADGTTVGKTHDGKLPLREADLNTSLGTNHSYLQWIKEYDGGKMDGFDLVPPGTAVYEYVNPAQIAPYWKLAQEYVLSDHTFQTQGSGSFTAHQDLIRGGTEIGDEKSLIDFPTLPPWGCDAPPGTVTSLITADNRYLSQQGPRPCLTYRTLRDLLDAKDVSWRYYTPSIATLPGQQWNAFEAIAAVRNGPQWTANDISPEKRVFTDINRDTLPAVSWIIPDAHNSDHPREGSDTGPSWVSQIVNAIGQSPAWDTTAIIIVWDDWGGWYDHVAPPGPRHYGGLGFRVPMIVVAPYAKAGYISHRQYEFGSIVRFVEDNWSLGRLGTTDGTSADFVNDFFDFSQKPRKFVTIQARYSQSYFLHQRPSGQPVDDE; via the coding sequence TTGCCGCCTCTTCCCCCGCCCCCACCGGCGAAAAAGGGAAAGTACTTCAAGCACGTCGTCATCGTCGTTCAGGAGAACCGCAGCTTCGATAATCTCTTCGCAACGTTTCCCGGCGCGGATGGAACGACCGTAGGTAAGACGCACGACGGCAAGCTCCCTCTGCGAGAGGCGGATCTCAATACATCACTGGGAACGAATCACAGCTACCTGCAGTGGATCAAAGAATACGATGGCGGAAAGATGGATGGCTTCGATCTTGTTCCACCCGGAACCGCGGTCTACGAGTACGTGAATCCTGCGCAGATTGCGCCGTATTGGAAGCTCGCGCAAGAGTACGTCCTGTCTGACCATACGTTTCAGACTCAGGGCAGCGGCAGCTTTACCGCGCATCAAGATCTCATACGCGGCGGCACAGAGATCGGCGACGAAAAGAGCCTCATCGACTTTCCGACCCTCCCTCCGTGGGGCTGCGACGCTCCCCCGGGCACCGTCACCTCTTTGATCACCGCCGACAACCGGTACCTCAGCCAGCAGGGTCCGCGGCCCTGCCTCACCTATCGCACGCTACGGGACCTCCTCGATGCTAAGGATGTCTCCTGGCGGTACTATACGCCAAGCATCGCGACGCTGCCCGGCCAGCAGTGGAATGCATTTGAGGCAATCGCAGCGGTACGAAACGGTCCCCAGTGGACGGCGAACGACATTTCGCCGGAGAAGCGAGTCTTTACCGACATCAATCGCGACACGCTGCCGGCGGTCTCATGGATTATACCCGACGCTCACAACTCCGATCATCCGCGCGAGGGCTCCGATACCGGACCCTCCTGGGTATCGCAGATCGTCAACGCAATCGGTCAGAGCCCAGCCTGGGATACGACCGCGATTATCATCGTCTGGGACGACTGGGGCGGCTGGTACGACCACGTTGCACCGCCGGGCCCACGCCATTACGGCGGCCTTGGTTTTCGCGTTCCAATGATCGTCGTCGCTCCCTATGCGAAAGCCGGCTACATCTCCCATCGGCAATACGAGTTTGGAAGCATCGTGCGTTTCGTGGAAGATAACTGGAGTTTAGGGCGCCTTGGGACGACGGACGGTACCTCGGCCGATTTCGTCAACGATTTCTTCGATTTCAGCCAGAAGCCACGAAAGTTCGTCACGATCCAGGCGCGATATTCGCAGTCGTACTTCCTGCATCAGCGGCCATCGGGTCAGCCGGTCGACGACGAGTAA
- a CDS encoding isoprenylcysteine carboxylmethyltransferase family protein — MMRAFVFKNRGLLLSLPAALLAKCGRPSAASIALGLPIAIAGELVRCWAVGYSGETTRGDVVEAPELVTAGPYAYVRNPLYVGNFITAAGFAIAFTGKNRFMVRVLLAGGSLAAMAAVYAAIVPHEEAFLRSQFGEAFDDYCDRVPPVVPLLIPIEGGTSVWKPEAVRTAESKTFVTFAAMLAALLMKARKE; from the coding sequence ATGATGCGGGCCTTCGTTTTCAAGAACCGCGGACTCTTATTGAGTTTACCCGCCGCGCTGCTGGCCAAGTGCGGCCGGCCCAGTGCGGCGAGCATTGCGCTGGGGCTGCCGATCGCGATCGCCGGCGAGTTGGTGCGTTGCTGGGCCGTGGGCTATTCGGGTGAAACGACCCGCGGCGACGTTGTCGAAGCGCCCGAACTCGTAACGGCTGGGCCGTACGCGTACGTGCGCAATCCTCTCTATGTCGGAAACTTCATCACGGCGGCCGGCTTCGCGATCGCCTTTACGGGAAAGAACCGCTTTATGGTGCGCGTGCTGCTCGCGGGAGGTTCGCTCGCGGCGATGGCCGCGGTTTACGCCGCGATCGTCCCGCACGAGGAAGCCTTTCTGCGTTCGCAGTTCGGCGAGGCGTTCGACGACTATTGCGATCGTGTGCCGCCGGTCGTGCCGCTGCTTATTCCGATTGAAGGCGGGACGAGCGTGTGGAAGCCTGAGGCCGTACGCACCGCCGAGAGCAAGACCTTCGTTACGTTTGCCGCAATGCTGGCCGCATTGCTGATGAAGGCTCGCAAAGAGTGA
- the sucC gene encoding ADP-forming succinate--CoA ligase subunit beta, with the protein MNLMEYQGKELFRRAGIAVPRSAHAHTPAEVAEFIERTPGEWVVKAQVLMGGRGKAGKIKMAGDAAKGRSVAQEIMATPMPPNRQNPNGEPIKSLLVEERLEIAKEAYCAIAIDRAARRPVFIVSRYGGMEIEEVSSEHPESIAKFYVDTTIGYSPFIGRELAFAAQLDPGYRKEFPAIAGALYEAFFAYGAKLVEINPLALTADGRVVASDAKVELDDDGLFRNPEFGQWHSVLPLEEDELFASGAGVGIRNFRRFPGDVGTMANGAGLAMATMDAVSNAGGKIANFLDVGGGANAQRVRNCYELVVNNTGATVLFVNIFGGITRGDEVARGIVEAMRETTSRKIPLVIRLTGTNEEEGRRILAEAKMTPVETMDEGAREAVRLAAEAKG; encoded by the coding sequence ATGAATCTGATGGAGTATCAAGGCAAGGAGCTCTTCCGGCGCGCCGGCATCGCCGTGCCCCGCAGCGCGCACGCGCACACACCCGCGGAGGTCGCCGAGTTCATCGAACGGACGCCCGGCGAGTGGGTCGTCAAAGCGCAAGTTTTGATGGGCGGCCGGGGTAAGGCCGGCAAAATCAAGATGGCCGGCGACGCGGCGAAAGGCCGCAGCGTCGCGCAGGAGATCATGGCGACGCCGATGCCGCCGAACCGGCAGAACCCAAACGGCGAGCCGATAAAATCGCTTCTCGTCGAAGAGCGCCTCGAGATCGCTAAAGAGGCGTACTGCGCGATCGCGATCGATCGCGCCGCACGGCGCCCGGTCTTCATCGTCAGCCGTTACGGCGGCATGGAGATCGAGGAAGTCTCTTCGGAGCATCCTGAATCGATAGCCAAGTTTTACGTCGATACGACGATCGGGTATTCGCCGTTCATCGGACGCGAGCTCGCCTTCGCGGCGCAGCTCGATCCCGGCTATCGCAAAGAGTTTCCGGCGATCGCGGGCGCGCTCTACGAAGCATTTTTCGCCTACGGCGCAAAACTTGTCGAGATCAATCCGCTGGCACTGACTGCCGACGGGCGGGTCGTCGCCTCCGACGCCAAAGTCGAGCTTGACGACGACGGGTTGTTCAGGAATCCGGAGTTCGGCCAGTGGCATTCGGTGCTGCCGCTCGAAGAGGATGAACTGTTCGCCTCGGGTGCCGGCGTCGGAATCCGCAACTTTCGCAGGTTTCCCGGCGACGTCGGCACGATGGCCAACGGCGCGGGCTTGGCGATGGCCACAATGGACGCCGTGAGCAACGCCGGCGGCAAGATTGCCAACTTCCTCGACGTCGGCGGCGGGGCGAACGCGCAGCGCGTTCGCAACTGCTACGAACTCGTCGTCAATAATACCGGCGCTACGGTCCTCTTCGTCAACATCTTCGGCGGGATCACGCGCGGCGACGAAGTCGCGCGCGGGATCGTCGAAGCGATGCGTGAGACGACCTCGCGCAAGATACCGCTGGTGATTCGCTTGACCGGCACGAACGAAGAAGAGGGGCGGCGTATCCTGGCCGAGGCGAAGATGACGCCCGTCGAAACGATGGACGAAGGTGCCCGCGAAGCCGTGCGGCTCGCCGCCGAGGCGAAGGGTTAA
- a CDS encoding cation diffusion facilitator family transporter, translated as MTAGTGPATRRLRVALVATVLVALLEFWGGAASRSLALTGDAVHVCMDVVALALALIAAVGAARPADTRRTFGYGRIEVLGALVNGTLLLVATIAIVYFAVRRFAAPVEPQAGLMTAVAAVGLAVNAGVGLSLRSVGKSDLNVRAVLFHVMGDALGAFAVIFGGIAIALTHVAWIDPLLSLFVAAIIVVGVARLLRDATEVLLESVPGDVDSADLVKHLKAIAGVTGVHDLHVWSIGSGSHALSAHVSIDDRRLSEATNVLRRIDDCAKEDFGIEHVTIQFECESCPIVVRH; from the coding sequence GTGACCGCTGGGACCGGGCCGGCGACGCGGCGGCTACGCGTCGCGCTCGTCGCGACGGTTCTGGTCGCGCTGCTCGAGTTTTGGGGTGGAGCGGCTTCACGCAGCTTGGCGTTGACCGGAGATGCGGTGCACGTCTGCATGGATGTCGTCGCGCTTGCGCTCGCGCTGATTGCCGCGGTCGGAGCGGCGAGGCCGGCCGATACCCGGCGTACGTTCGGTTACGGCCGCATCGAGGTGCTCGGCGCGCTCGTCAACGGAACGCTCCTCCTCGTTGCGACGATCGCGATCGTCTACTTTGCCGTTCGCCGTTTCGCCGCGCCGGTCGAGCCGCAAGCGGGCTTGATGACCGCTGTCGCCGCCGTCGGGCTAGCGGTCAATGCCGGCGTCGGCCTCTCTCTGCGCTCTGTGGGCAAGAGCGATCTCAACGTGCGAGCCGTCCTCTTTCACGTGATGGGCGACGCGCTCGGCGCATTTGCGGTCATCTTCGGCGGAATCGCGATCGCGCTGACGCACGTCGCCTGGATCGATCCGCTGCTCTCGCTTTTCGTCGCAGCGATCATCGTCGTCGGCGTGGCCCGTCTCTTGCGCGACGCGACCGAGGTGCTGCTCGAAAGCGTCCCGGGCGACGTCGACAGCGCCGACCTCGTGAAGCATCTCAAAGCAATCGCGGGGGTCACCGGCGTTCACGACCTGCACGTGTGGTCGATCGGCAGCGGCTCGCACGCGCTCTCCGCACACGTCTCGATCGACGATCGGCGGCTGAGCGAAGCGACCAACGTGCTCAGGCGAATCGACGACTGCGCCAAAGAAGACTTCGGGATCGAGCACGTCACGATTCAATTCGAATGCGAGAGCTGCCCGATCGTCGTGCGACATTGA
- the rfbC gene encoding dTDP-4-dehydrorhamnose 3,5-epimerase: MTVENLPLSGALVLTPRVFTDDRGSFRELFSLDRYRECGIRDSFVQDNSSLSRRNVLRGLHGAVRMSKIVSVLHGSAYDVIVDVRPESPTYRRWYGTTLSAGDGRQLYIPSGFLHGFLALEDRTIFWYKQSAAYDAAAEFAVAWDDAELGIDWPLNGTAPVLSARDAGNPSLGSLRA, from the coding sequence ATGACGGTCGAGAATTTACCCCTTAGCGGCGCCTTGGTGCTGACACCGCGCGTCTTCACTGACGACCGAGGCTCATTTCGGGAGCTGTTCTCGCTCGATCGGTATCGCGAATGCGGCATCCGTGATTCGTTCGTTCAAGATAACTCTTCGCTTTCGCGCCGGAACGTCTTGCGCGGACTCCACGGGGCGGTGCGGATGTCAAAGATCGTCTCCGTCCTGCACGGCAGTGCCTACGACGTCATCGTGGACGTGCGGCCGGAAAGCCCGACCTATCGCCGCTGGTACGGCACGACCCTCTCGGCCGGCGACGGGCGCCAGCTCTATATCCCCAGCGGCTTCCTCCACGGCTTTCTTGCCCTCGAAGACCGGACCATCTTCTGGTACAAGCAGAGCGCTGCGTACGACGCGGCAGCGGAGTTCGCGGTGGCTTGGGACGATGCGGAGCTGGGCATCGATTGGCCGTTGAACGGGACGGCGCCGGTCCTCTCCGCGCGAGATGCCGGCAACCCGTCCCTTGGATCGCTTCGTGCGTAA
- a CDS encoding acyl-CoA dehydrogenase family protein — protein MIETRGAQFEISDEQRQIGAVAAEIAQREIAPHIEQWDREHVFPRELYGKLTQAGIMGMLVPEEYGGVEAEYLAYALAIEELARVDAGTAVTVSVHSMICSAILKMGMREQRERWLPALATADVIAGFALTESDAGSDAAALRATAKRSEGGYVLNGRKQWCTSGSYAGVVMGMFRTGGPGAKGVSAFLVEPSSPGVSVERVTEKLGIHTSNTCDLAFDDVHVAQDALLGDEGAGFGNAMTALTAGRIGIAAQAIGILAACLDESVKFAKERVAFSKPIGAFEGISFKIAQMAMDLDAARMLTYRAASLADAGEPFAIAASKAKLFASTAARKHAAEALQIHGGYGYTTEFPVERHYRDAKITEIYEGTSEIQQLIIARSLLGRLD, from the coding sequence ATGATTGAGACGAGGGGAGCGCAGTTCGAAATCAGCGACGAACAGCGGCAGATCGGGGCGGTGGCGGCCGAGATCGCGCAGCGCGAGATCGCGCCGCACATCGAGCAATGGGATCGCGAGCACGTCTTTCCACGCGAGTTGTACGGCAAGCTGACGCAAGCGGGAATCATGGGGATGCTCGTCCCCGAAGAGTACGGCGGCGTCGAGGCCGAGTATCTCGCGTACGCGCTTGCGATCGAAGAGCTGGCGCGCGTCGACGCCGGCACCGCCGTCACCGTCTCGGTGCATTCGATGATCTGTTCGGCGATTCTGAAGATGGGCATGCGCGAGCAGAGGGAGCGTTGGCTGCCCGCGCTCGCGACTGCCGACGTGATCGCCGGCTTCGCACTTACCGAATCCGACGCGGGCTCGGACGCGGCTGCGTTGCGCGCGACCGCCAAGCGCAGCGAGGGCGGCTACGTGCTGAACGGCCGAAAGCAGTGGTGCACGAGCGGCAGCTACGCCGGCGTCGTCATGGGGATGTTTCGCACCGGCGGTCCGGGCGCGAAGGGGGTCAGCGCGTTTCTCGTCGAGCCTTCGTCGCCCGGCGTCAGCGTCGAGCGCGTTACCGAGAAGCTGGGAATCCACACCAGCAATACCTGCGACCTCGCATTCGACGACGTGCACGTCGCACAAGACGCTCTGCTCGGCGACGAAGGCGCCGGCTTCGGCAACGCGATGACCGCGTTGACGGCCGGACGCATCGGCATCGCGGCGCAAGCGATCGGTATTCTCGCGGCGTGCCTCGATGAATCGGTGAAGTTCGCGAAGGAGCGCGTCGCGTTCAGCAAGCCGATCGGTGCGTTCGAGGGGATTTCGTTCAAAATCGCGCAGATGGCGATGGACCTCGATGCCGCGCGCATGCTTACCTACCGCGCCGCTTCGCTGGCCGATGCGGGCGAACCGTTTGCCATTGCCGCCAGCAAAGCAAAGCTTTTCGCCTCGACCGCCGCCCGCAAACACGCGGCCGAAGCGCTGCAGATCCACGGCGGCTACGGCTACACGACCGAGTTCCCCGTCGAACGGCACTACCGCGACGCGAAGATCACCGAAATCTACGAGGGAACCTCGGAGATCCAGCAACTCATCATCGCTCGCTCGCTGCTCGGCCGCCTCGACTAA
- the gmd gene encoding GDP-mannose 4,6-dehydratase, which yields MSKTALVTGITGQDGSYLAELLLDKGYRVVGMTRRTSTEVHERIEHIVDDIEIVSGDLLDQSSITSIIAEARPDEIYNLAAQSFVPASWGQPVLTGEFTALGVTRVLEAIRQVDPGIRFYQASSSEMFGKVVETPQRETTPFYPRSPYGVAKVYGHWITVNYRESYDLFACSGICFNHESPRRGKEFVTRKIADGAARIKLGLARELRLGNLDAHRDWGFAGDYVRAMWLMLQQPSPEDYVLATGRTHSVRDFVRIAFEAAGLGSFEPYVVRDQRFVRPAEVDMLIGDPGKARQELGWEPEVGFEQLVTMMVEAELERLAARSRV from the coding sequence GTGAGCAAGACCGCGCTGGTTACCGGCATAACCGGCCAAGACGGCTCGTATCTCGCCGAACTGCTGCTTGATAAGGGGTATCGCGTCGTCGGCATGACGCGGCGCACGAGCACCGAGGTGCACGAGCGAATCGAGCACATCGTCGACGACATCGAGATCGTCTCCGGCGATCTGCTCGATCAAAGCTCGATCACTTCGATCATCGCCGAGGCTCGCCCCGACGAGATCTACAATCTGGCCGCGCAGTCGTTTGTGCCGGCTTCGTGGGGCCAGCCCGTGCTCACCGGCGAGTTCACCGCGCTCGGCGTTACTCGCGTGCTGGAAGCGATACGCCAAGTCGACCCGGGGATTCGCTTCTACCAGGCGTCGAGCTCGGAGATGTTCGGCAAGGTCGTCGAGACCCCGCAGCGGGAAACGACTCCGTTCTATCCCCGCAGCCCGTACGGCGTTGCCAAGGTCTACGGGCACTGGATCACCGTCAACTATCGCGAGTCGTACGATCTCTTCGCCTGCAGCGGCATCTGTTTCAACCACGAATCGCCGCGCCGCGGCAAGGAGTTCGTTACGCGCAAGATCGCCGACGGCGCGGCGCGGATCAAGCTCGGCCTCGCGCGCGAGCTGCGCCTTGGAAACCTCGACGCGCATCGCGATTGGGGCTTCGCCGGCGACTACGTACGCGCGATGTGGCTGATGCTGCAGCAGCCGTCCCCCGAAGACTACGTGCTGGCGACGGGCCGGACCCACAGCGTGCGCGACTTCGTGCGCATCGCCTTCGAAGCTGCGGGGCTCGGATCGTTCGAACCCTACGTCGTCCGCGATCAGCGCTTCGTGCGCCCGGCCGAGGTCGACATGCTGATCGGCGATCCCGGGAAGGCGCGCCAAGAGTTGGGCTGGGAACCCGAAGTCGGCTTCGAGCAGCTGGTAACGATGATGGTCGAGGCCGAACTCGAGCGGCTCGCCGCGCGCTCGCGGGTCTAG
- the rfbD gene encoding dTDP-4-dehydrorhamnose reductase: MKRVLVIGGSGQLGTAIALRWRDFEIVAPAHDELPIEQTPLLEEALDRVAPEVLVNAAAFHDVDRCEAEPQRAFEINARAAGDAARLAAARGVVFMTISTDYVFDGKKGEPYAESDAPNPLSAYGASRLAGERLVEAAGGPAFIVRTCGLYGASRSPAHRPTFIERIVGQARAGEPVRVVADVIASPTYSNDLADALRALAATEVYGLYHAAGAGAVSWFEFAREALAQARVELPIEPITAGQWKAAAIRPRFSALDNAKLRERGISLRPWRAGLAEYLGALPQIGVR, translated from the coding sequence GTGAAGCGCGTCCTCGTGATCGGCGGATCCGGGCAGCTCGGAACCGCGATCGCCCTTCGATGGCGCGATTTCGAAATCGTTGCACCGGCTCACGACGAACTCCCGATCGAGCAAACACCGCTTCTCGAGGAGGCGCTGGACCGCGTCGCTCCCGAGGTGCTCGTCAACGCGGCGGCGTTTCACGACGTCGATCGCTGCGAAGCCGAGCCGCAGCGGGCATTCGAGATCAACGCTCGCGCGGCCGGCGACGCGGCCCGCCTCGCGGCCGCGCGTGGGGTCGTCTTCATGACGATCAGCACCGACTACGTCTTCGATGGGAAAAAAGGCGAGCCGTATGCTGAGAGCGATGCCCCCAACCCGCTCTCCGCCTACGGCGCCAGCCGCCTGGCGGGTGAACGCCTGGTCGAGGCTGCGGGCGGCCCGGCTTTTATCGTACGGACCTGTGGTCTCTACGGCGCCTCTCGCTCGCCGGCGCATCGCCCTACCTTTATCGAGCGGATCGTCGGGCAGGCTCGCGCGGGTGAGCCGGTCCGGGTGGTAGCCGACGTCATCGCTTCGCCGACCTATTCCAACGATCTCGCCGATGCGCTGCGCGCGCTTGCTGCAACGGAGGTCTACGGGCTCTACCACGCCGCCGGTGCCGGAGCCGTGAGCTGGTTCGAATTCGCCCGGGAGGCGCTGGCGCAAGCCCGGGTCGAGTTGCCGATCGAGCCGATTACTGCCGGTCAGTGGAAAGCCGCGGCGATTCGCCCGCGCTTCTCCGCGCTCGACAATGCGAAGCTGCGCGAACGCGGCATCTCCCTGCGGCCCTGGCGTGCCGGCTTGGCCGAATATCTTGGGGCTTTGCCTCAGATTGGCGTAAGATAG
- a CDS encoding GDP-mannose 4,6-dehydratase: MVTGASGFVGRRLVEALRRDGAEVLACGGPHDREPEYFPIDLADAASLSAALAAARPQVVFHLAAQAFVPESISSPLATFETNALGTARLAEAVRAYGADPTPRILFTSSAEVYGVREAGEYPLRESLDPRPANPYGASKAAAEAILLAEAQSYGLDVVIARAFNQIGPGQSEPFVVASMAAQLARIAGGAQPQMYVGNLASGRDFLDVRDVVEAYLALARRGEGAHIYNVCSGRAVTIRDILRELIAIARVPVEVREDPQRLRKVDVPLTVGSPERLHAATGWQPRFSLVATLRDIYQSALQKEEA; the protein is encoded by the coding sequence ATGGTTACGGGAGCGAGTGGATTTGTTGGACGCCGGCTCGTCGAGGCGCTGCGCCGGGACGGCGCCGAGGTATTGGCCTGCGGCGGCCCGCACGATCGAGAGCCCGAGTACTTTCCCATCGATCTCGCCGACGCCGCATCGCTGAGTGCCGCGCTCGCGGCAGCGCGCCCGCAGGTCGTCTTTCATCTCGCCGCCCAAGCCTTCGTGCCGGAATCGATAAGCTCGCCGCTGGCGACGTTCGAGACCAACGCGCTGGGCACGGCGCGTCTCGCCGAGGCGGTGCGCGCTTACGGCGCCGATCCGACACCGCGCATACTCTTCACGAGCTCGGCCGAGGTTTACGGCGTGCGCGAGGCGGGCGAGTATCCGCTGCGAGAGTCGCTCGACCCGCGCCCGGCCAACCCCTACGGGGCGAGCAAAGCCGCGGCTGAAGCGATCCTGTTGGCAGAGGCGCAAAGCTACGGTCTGGACGTCGTGATCGCGCGCGCGTTCAATCAGATCGGCCCAGGCCAGAGCGAGCCGTTCGTCGTCGCCTCGATGGCGGCACAGCTCGCTCGCATCGCCGGCGGCGCGCAGCCACAGATGTACGTGGGCAACCTCGCGTCCGGTCGCGACTTTTTGGATGTTCGCGACGTTGTCGAGGCCTATCTGGCGCTCGCGCGCCGCGGCGAAGGCGCGCACATCTACAACGTCTGCAGCGGGCGCGCCGTGACTATCCGCGATATACTGCGCGAGCTGATCGCGATCGCGCGCGTGCCGGTCGAGGTTCGTGAAGACCCGCAGCGCTTGCGCAAGGTCGACGTGCCGCTGACGGTCGGCAGCCCCGAACGCTTGCACGCGGCGACCGGCTGGCAACCTCGCTTTTCGCTCGTTGCGACGCTGAGGGACATCTATCAATCCGCTCTCCAAAAGGAAGAAGCATGA